The following are encoded together in the Citrus sinensis cultivar Valencia sweet orange chromosome 1, DVS_A1.0, whole genome shotgun sequence genome:
- the LOC102624651 gene encoding nuclear transport factor 2-like isoform X3: protein MASPFPIPVTAAQVGTYFVGQYYQVLQQQPDFVHQFYSDASTMLRIDGDTRETATAMLQIHSLIMSLNYSGIEIKTAHSLESWNGGVLVMVSGSVQVKDFSARRKFVQTFFLAPQEKGYFVLNDIFHFIGEEQFHHHPAVLLAHSNFNSKLSASVTIPEPVPNHLMGGEIQAREYVSPVDVKQNGLIDDYGFPEQRLQQVPESENILEDSPDEELDGSLQNAVNAAQDYLPASVEEPVGEPQKHTYASILRVAKGQSTPSVTPQPSVSKNISPVSDWNHVSQPTTQQETVSSYAYEKSWADTGEEISAVEDEEEIKSVYVRNLPPSVSESEIAEEFKKFGELSSEGVVIRSRKDVGICYAFVEFEDMTGVRNAVEAGSAQVAGRQVYIEERRPNSNIPSRGGSMCFALFWYTLAI, encoded by the exons ATGGCCTCTCCATTTCCTATTCCAGTCACCGCTGCTCAG GTGGGCACTTACTTCGTGGGGCAGTATTATCAGGTACTACAGCAACAGCCGGATTTTGTTCACCAATTTTACAGTGATGCCAGTACCATGCTTCGAATTGATGGCGACACTAGAGAGACTGCTACTGCTATGCTG CAAATCCACTCACTCATCATGTCACTCAATTATTCGGGAATTGAAATCAAGACGGCTCATTCCCTGGAATCTTGGAATGGAGGTGTTCTTGTGATGGTTTCTGGTTCTGTGCAAGTAAAAGATTTCAGTGCGAGGAGGAAATTTGTTCAAACTTTTTTCCTTGCACCTCAGGAGAAAGGTTACTTTGTTcttaatgatatttttcaCTTCATTGGTGAGGAACAATTTCATCACCATCCAGCAGTCTTATTAGCCCATAGCAATTTCAATTCCAAGCTTAGTGCCTCTGTGACTATTCCAGAACCAG TACCGAACCATTTGATGGGTGGTGAAATCCAGGCAAGGGAATATGTGTCTCCTGTTGATGTCAAACAAAATGGTCTAATTGACGACTACGGTTTTCCAGAGCAAAGGTTACAGCAAGTCCCTGAGTCTGAGAATATTTTGGAGGACAGTCCTGATGAAGAGTTGGATGGTTCACTTCAAAATGCAGTTAATGCTGCACAAGATTACCTGCCTGCTTCTGTTGAGGAACCTGTTGGAGAGCCTCAAAAACATACTTATGCTTCAATT TTACGGGTTGCTAAAGGACAATCTACCCCTTCGGTTACTCCCCAGCCTAGTGTTAGCAAGAATATATCACCTGTTTCAGATTGGAATCATGTTTCTCAGCCAACTACTCAGCAAGAAACTGTTTCGTCATATGCATATGAAAAGTCTTGGGCTGACACGGGGGAGGAAATTTCAGCTGTTGAAGATGAAG AAGAAATAAAGTCGGTTTATGTGAGAAACTTGCCTCCTAGTGTATCTGAATCTGAAATTGCGGAggagtttaaaaaatttggtgaACTCAGTTCCGAGGGTGTGGTAATCCGGAGTCGCAAG GATGTTGGTATTTGCTATGCTTTTGTGGAGTTTGAAGATATGACTGGTGTTCGCAATGCAGTCGAG GCGGGTTCTGCACAAGTTGCAGGGCGACAGGTGTATATTGAGGAGCGTAGACCGAACAGCAATATTCCATCTCGAGGAGGAAGTATGTGTTTTGCTCTTTTTTGGTATACTCTTGCCATATAA
- the LOC102624651 gene encoding nuclear transport factor 2-like isoform X2, with protein MASPFPIPVTAAQVGTYFVGQYYQVLQQQPDFVHQFYSDASTMLRIDGDTRETATAMLQIHSLIMSLNYSGIEIKTAHSLESWNGGVLVMVSGSVQVKDFSARRKFVQTFFLAPQEKGYFVLNDIFHFIGEEQFHHHPAVLLAHSNFNSKLSASVTIPEPVPNHLMGGEIQAREYVSPVDVKQNGLIDDYGFPEQRLQQVPESENILEDSPDEELDGSLQNAVNAAQDYLPASVEEPVGEPQKHTYASILRVAKGQSTPSVTPQPSVSKNISPVSDWNHVSQPTTQQETVSSYAYEKSWADTGEEISAVEDEEEIKSVYVRNLPPSVSESEIAEEFKKFGELSSEGVVIRSRKDVGICYAFVEFEDMTGVRNAVEAGSAQVAGRQVYIEERRPNSNIPSRGGRRGRGRGSYLTDAPRGRFGSRSYGRGGGYDGGDRDYNRPRGNGFYRPSPRQDRGHSVTKYQEVDRIHPSRNF; from the exons ATGGCCTCTCCATTTCCTATTCCAGTCACCGCTGCTCAG GTGGGCACTTACTTCGTGGGGCAGTATTATCAGGTACTACAGCAACAGCCGGATTTTGTTCACCAATTTTACAGTGATGCCAGTACCATGCTTCGAATTGATGGCGACACTAGAGAGACTGCTACTGCTATGCTG CAAATCCACTCACTCATCATGTCACTCAATTATTCGGGAATTGAAATCAAGACGGCTCATTCCCTGGAATCTTGGAATGGAGGTGTTCTTGTGATGGTTTCTGGTTCTGTGCAAGTAAAAGATTTCAGTGCGAGGAGGAAATTTGTTCAAACTTTTTTCCTTGCACCTCAGGAGAAAGGTTACTTTGTTcttaatgatatttttcaCTTCATTGGTGAGGAACAATTTCATCACCATCCAGCAGTCTTATTAGCCCATAGCAATTTCAATTCCAAGCTTAGTGCCTCTGTGACTATTCCAGAACCAG TACCGAACCATTTGATGGGTGGTGAAATCCAGGCAAGGGAATATGTGTCTCCTGTTGATGTCAAACAAAATGGTCTAATTGACGACTACGGTTTTCCAGAGCAAAGGTTACAGCAAGTCCCTGAGTCTGAGAATATTTTGGAGGACAGTCCTGATGAAGAGTTGGATGGTTCACTTCAAAATGCAGTTAATGCTGCACAAGATTACCTGCCTGCTTCTGTTGAGGAACCTGTTGGAGAGCCTCAAAAACATACTTATGCTTCAATT TTACGGGTTGCTAAAGGACAATCTACCCCTTCGGTTACTCCCCAGCCTAGTGTTAGCAAGAATATATCACCTGTTTCAGATTGGAATCATGTTTCTCAGCCAACTACTCAGCAAGAAACTGTTTCGTCATATGCATATGAAAAGTCTTGGGCTGACACGGGGGAGGAAATTTCAGCTGTTGAAGATGAAG AAGAAATAAAGTCGGTTTATGTGAGAAACTTGCCTCCTAGTGTATCTGAATCTGAAATTGCGGAggagtttaaaaaatttggtgaACTCAGTTCCGAGGGTGTGGTAATCCGGAGTCGCAAG GATGTTGGTATTTGCTATGCTTTTGTGGAGTTTGAAGATATGACTGGTGTTCGCAATGCAGTCGAG GCGGGTTCTGCACAAGTTGCAGGGCGACAGGTGTATATTGAGGAGCGTAGACCGAACAGCAATATTCCATCTCGAGGAGGAA GAAGGGGGAGAGGCCGAGGCAGCTACCTAACGGATGCTCCGCGGGGGCGTTTTGGCTCAAGAAGTTATGGTAGAGGAGGTGGCTATGACGGGGGTGACAGAGACTACAATAGACCGAGAGGAAATGGTTTCTATAGGCCGTCCCCGCGCCAAGATAGAGGACACTCAGTCACCAAGTATCAAGAAGTGGATAGAATTCATCCGAGTAGAAATTTCTAG
- the LOC102626548 gene encoding 28 kDa ribonucleoprotein, chloroplastic, whose amino-acid sequence MAATAAAAIGSSFSSSMHTPKCLRAKQCPVSLDHNNNVVIPMMKLSAPRVLLASISQPCTIEPLNIIGAIPQQSKWRVLKMSAAVAQEEAAATAEEEASGLVEEETEEVQEDGEAKAEAEAGPEAEALAPPPLGVNTKLYFGNLPYNVDSAQLAGIIQDYGSPELVEVLYDRETGRSRGFAFVTMSTVEDCNAVIENLDGREYLGRILRVNFSDKPKPKLPLYAETDFKLFVGNLSWSVTTESLTQAFQEYGNVVGARVLYDGESGRSRGYGFVCYSTKAEMETALESLNGVELEGRAMRVSLAQGRRS is encoded by the exons atGGCTGCTACAGCTGCTGCGGCCATAGGCTCATCTTTCTCCTCATCCATGCACACACCCAAATGCTTGCGTGCAAAGCAATGTCCAGTATCTCTTGATCATAACAACAATGTTGTTATTCCAATGATGAAGCTTTCAGCACCTCGAGTGTTACTGGCCTCCATTTCACAGCCTTGCACTATTGAGCCTCTTAACATAATCGGAGCTATCCCACAACAGAGCAAATGGCGTGTGCTGAAGATGTCTGCTGCTGTGGCGCAAGAAGAGGCGGCAGCCACTGCTGAGGAAGAAGCTTCTGGGTTGGTAGAGGAGGAAACGGAGGAAGTGCAAGAAGATGGAGAGGCTAAAGCTGAGGCTGAGGCAGGGCCTGAAGCCGAGGCCCTGGCACCGCCTCCTCTGGGTGTGAATACAAAGCTTTATTTTGGGAACTTGCCTTATAATGTTGATAGTGCTCAGCTTGCAGGGATAATTCAGGACTATGGCAGCCCAGAGCTTGTTGAG GTTCTTTATGATAGAGAAACCGGAAGAAGCAGAGGTTTTGCATTTGTGACAATGAGCACAGTTGAAGATTGTAATGCGGTCATTGAAAACCTTGATGGAAGA GAATATTTGGGGCGGATTTTGAGGGTGAACTTTTCCGACAAACCTAAGCCTAAATTACCTTTATATGCAGAAACCGATTTCAAGCTCTTTGTTGGGAACTTATCCTGGTCAGTAACAACTGAAAGCTTAACTCAAGCTTTTCAAGAATATGGAAACGTGGTTGGAGCAAGGGTTCTTTATGATGGAGAATCTGGAAGATCTCGTGGTTATGGTTTCGTATGCTATTCAACAAAAGCAGAGATGGAAACTGCCCTAGAATCTCTTAATGGAGTG GAATTAGAAGGACGGGCAATGCGCGTGAGTTTGGCACAGGGAAGAAGATCATAA
- the LOC102626845 gene encoding pentatricopeptide repeat-containing protein At4g02750-like has product MLSSRSFLKLTKTLCLTLTRRLSHTVPQISTTNQRLITPLNLKPINAEISSLMRNARIQEAQNLFDEMPQRDTVTWNVMIRGYFKNGFLDNAMYLFNQMPERDMFTYNTVIAGLMQSDNVQGAKEVFDGMEVRDVVTWNSMISGYVCNGLIDEALRVFHGMPLKDVVSWNLVIGALVNCQRMDLAESYFKEMGARDVASWTIMVNGLVREGRIVEARKLFDKMPAKDVQAWNLMIAGYLDNGCVGVAEDLFQKMHDRDLTSWKQLINGLVNSRRIDAAISYFKQMPETCEKTWNSIISVLIRNGLVKEAHAYLEKYPYSNIASWTNVIVGYFEMGEVGSAIKVFELMTTRDVTVWNVMIFGLGENDLGEEGLKFFVQMKESGPSPDNATFTSVLTICSDLPTLDLGRQIHAQAIKIARNQFTTVSNAMITMYARCGNIQSALLEFSSVPIHDIISWNSIICGLAYHGYAEKALELFERMRLTDFKPDDITFVGVLSACSYAGLVDQGRYYFDCMKNKYFLQPRSAHYTCVVDLLGRFGLIDEAMNLLNEIRADGIEVSPTVWGALLGACRIHNNIKVGEIAGERVMELEPNNSGVYLILTEMYLSCGRREDAKRIFAQMKENGVKKEPGCSWIQINDGGHVFLSGDSSHPKFHRLRYLLNLLHTEIEREILFDAYY; this is encoded by the coding sequence ATGTTGTCTTCTCGTTCCTTCCTCAAACTCACCAAAACCCTCTGTTTAACTCTCACCAGACGACTATCTCACACGGTCCCACAAATCTCTACAACCAACCAAAGGCTCATAACCCCTCTGAACCTAAAACCCATCAACGCAGAAATCTCTAGCCTCATGAGAAATGCCCGTATACAGGAAGCCCAGAACCTGTTCGATGAAATGCCCCAAAGAGACACCGTCACGTGGAATGTGATGATACGGGGTTACTTTAAAAATGGGTTTTTAGATAACGCTATGTATTTATTCAATCAAATGCCTGAACGTGATATGTTTACTTATAATACGGTGATTGCAGGGTTGATGCAGAGTGATAATGTTCAAGGTGCTAAGGAGGTTTTTGATGGGATGGAGGTTAGAGATGTTGTAACATGGAATTCGATGATTTCTGGGTATGTGTGTAATGGTTTGATTGATGAAGCTTTGAGGGTTTTTCATGGTATGCCTTTAAAGGATGTGGTTTCATGGAATCTGGTGATAGGAGCACTGGTGAATTGTCAAAGGATGGATTTGGCGGAAAGTTACTTTAAAGAAATGGGTGCTAGAGATGTTGCTTCTTGGACAATTATGGTAAATGGACTTGTGAGAGAAGGACGGATAGTTGAAGCACGTAAACTCTTTGATAAGATGCCTGCAAAGGATGTTCAAGCTTGGAATCTGATGATAGCTGGTTACTTGGATAATGGATGCGTTGGTGTAGCTGAagatttgtttcaaaaaatgCATGACCGTGATTTGACTTCGTGGAAGCAGTTAATTAATGGTTTGGTTAATAGCCGAAGAATTGATGCTGCAATTAGCTATTTTAAGCAAATGCCTGAAACATGTGAAAAGACTTGGAACTCAATTATTTCGGTATTAATAAGAAATGGACTTGTCAAGGAAGCTCATGCATATCTTGAGAAATACCCGTACAGCAACATAGCATCATGGACAAATGTGATTGTTGGTTATTTCGAAATGGGTGAGGTTGGAAGTGCAATTAAGGTTTTTGAATTGATGACAACCCGAGATGTAACTGTGTGGAATGTTATGATATTTGGACTAGGAGAAAATGATCTCGGGGAGGAAGGTCTGAAGTTTTTTGTCCAAATGAAAGAGTCAGGTCCATCCCCTGATAATGCAACATTTACTAGTGTTTTAACAATCTGTTCAGATCTTCCAACCTTAGATCTCGGAAGACAAATCCACGCACAGGCAATTAAAATAGCCAGGAATCAGTTTACTACTGTTTCTAATGCAATGATAACCATGTATGCAAGATGTGGAAACATACAATCAGCCTTGCTGGAATTCTCTTCCGTGCCAATCCATGATATCATATCTTGGAATTCTATTATATGTGGTTTGGCTTACCATGGATACGCTGAAAAAGCTCTAGAGCTGTTTGAAAGAATGAGGTTAACAGATTTTAAGCCCGATGACATAACCTTTGTGGGAGTTCTATCCGCTTGTAGTTATGCAGGACTGGTTGATCAGGGTAGATACTACTTCGATTGTATGAAAAACAAGTACTTTCTTCAGCCAAGAAGTGCACATTATACTTGTGTTGTTGACTTGCTTGGGAGATTCGGGCTTATAGATGAGGCAATGAatcttttaaatgaaataagagCAGATGGAATTGAAGTTTCTCCAACTGTTTGGGGAGCTTTGCTGGGAGCCTGTAGAATCCACAACAACATCAAGGTGGGTGAGATTGCTGGTGAGAGGGTTATGGAACTAGAACCTAATAACTCTGGCGTATATCTAATTTTGACAGAAATGTATCTGAGCTGTGGTAGAAGAGAAGATGCTAAGAGGATATTTGCTCAAATGAAAGAGAACGGTGTTAAGAAGGAACCAGGTTGTAGTTGGATTCAAATCAACGATGGTGGGCATGTATTTCTTTCAGGAGACAGTTCACACCCCAAGTTCCATAGGCTCCGTTATCTTTTGAACTTACTTCATacagagatagagagagaaattcTTTTTGATGCATATTACTAG
- the LOC102624651 gene encoding nuclear transport factor 2-like isoform X1, whose product MASPFPIPVTAAQVGTYFVGQYYQVLQQQPDFVHQFYSDASTMLRIDGDTRETATAMLQIHSLIMSLNYSGIEIKTAHSLESWNGGVLVMVSGSVQVKDFSARRKFVQTFFLAPQEKGYFVLNDIFHFIGEEQFHHHPAVLLAHSNFNSKLSASVTIPEPVPNHLMGGEIQAREYVSPVDVKQNGLIDDYGFPEQRLQQVPESENILEDSPDEELDGSLQNAVNAAQDYLPASVEEPVGEPQKHTYASILRVAKGQSTPSVTPQPSVSKNISPVSDWNHVSQPTTQQETVSSYAYEKSWADTGEEISAVEDEEEIKSVYVRNLPPSVSESEIAEEFKKFGELSSEGVVIRSRKDVGICYAFVEFEDMTGVRNAVEAGSAQVAGRQVYIEERRPNSNIPSRGGTGRGRGRGSYLTDAPRGRFGSRSYGRGGGYDGGDRDYNRPRGNGFYRPSPRQDRGHSVTKYQEVDRIHPSRNF is encoded by the exons ATGGCCTCTCCATTTCCTATTCCAGTCACCGCTGCTCAG GTGGGCACTTACTTCGTGGGGCAGTATTATCAGGTACTACAGCAACAGCCGGATTTTGTTCACCAATTTTACAGTGATGCCAGTACCATGCTTCGAATTGATGGCGACACTAGAGAGACTGCTACTGCTATGCTG CAAATCCACTCACTCATCATGTCACTCAATTATTCGGGAATTGAAATCAAGACGGCTCATTCCCTGGAATCTTGGAATGGAGGTGTTCTTGTGATGGTTTCTGGTTCTGTGCAAGTAAAAGATTTCAGTGCGAGGAGGAAATTTGTTCAAACTTTTTTCCTTGCACCTCAGGAGAAAGGTTACTTTGTTcttaatgatatttttcaCTTCATTGGTGAGGAACAATTTCATCACCATCCAGCAGTCTTATTAGCCCATAGCAATTTCAATTCCAAGCTTAGTGCCTCTGTGACTATTCCAGAACCAG TACCGAACCATTTGATGGGTGGTGAAATCCAGGCAAGGGAATATGTGTCTCCTGTTGATGTCAAACAAAATGGTCTAATTGACGACTACGGTTTTCCAGAGCAAAGGTTACAGCAAGTCCCTGAGTCTGAGAATATTTTGGAGGACAGTCCTGATGAAGAGTTGGATGGTTCACTTCAAAATGCAGTTAATGCTGCACAAGATTACCTGCCTGCTTCTGTTGAGGAACCTGTTGGAGAGCCTCAAAAACATACTTATGCTTCAATT TTACGGGTTGCTAAAGGACAATCTACCCCTTCGGTTACTCCCCAGCCTAGTGTTAGCAAGAATATATCACCTGTTTCAGATTGGAATCATGTTTCTCAGCCAACTACTCAGCAAGAAACTGTTTCGTCATATGCATATGAAAAGTCTTGGGCTGACACGGGGGAGGAAATTTCAGCTGTTGAAGATGAAG AAGAAATAAAGTCGGTTTATGTGAGAAACTTGCCTCCTAGTGTATCTGAATCTGAAATTGCGGAggagtttaaaaaatttggtgaACTCAGTTCCGAGGGTGTGGTAATCCGGAGTCGCAAG GATGTTGGTATTTGCTATGCTTTTGTGGAGTTTGAAGATATGACTGGTGTTCGCAATGCAGTCGAG GCGGGTTCTGCACAAGTTGCAGGGCGACAGGTGTATATTGAGGAGCGTAGACCGAACAGCAATATTCCATCTCGAGGAGGAA CAGGAAGGGGGAGAGGCCGAGGCAGCTACCTAACGGATGCTCCGCGGGGGCGTTTTGGCTCAAGAAGTTATGGTAGAGGAGGTGGCTATGACGGGGGTGACAGAGACTACAATAGACCGAGAGGAAATGGTTTCTATAGGCCGTCCCCGCGCCAAGATAGAGGACACTCAGTCACCAAGTATCAAGAAGTGGATAGAATTCATCCGAGTAGAAATTTCTAG